In Nostoc edaphicum CCNP1411, the sequence ATAAAACAATTAAACAACAATCTCCATATATGACATAGCTGGTGTAACTTCTGCAATGCTCTTGTCCTTGAATCCCTGCGGTAGAAATACAAAGACGCGATAAATCGCCGTCTCTACAACAAACTGATTATTGTAGAGACGGCGATTCATCGCGTCTCTTGCCTTAGCGATTCATCGCGTCTTTTGCCTTAGCAATTCATCGCGTCTCTCACTTTAACCAAACAGTATTGGTTAGCACGCTAGCAAAATCAGCACATAATACATACAGCTAGCGTCCACCAAAAGCCACCCATGCAGCAAAATAACCAAACCGCCGTTGAATTCCGCGATGTTACCTTTAGCCGCAATCATCGCCCCTTGGTGTCAAATCTCAATTTCACCATCCGCCAAGGGGAAGCACTGGTGTTACTTGGGCGCAGTGGTAGCGGCAAAACCACCACAATGAAATTAATTAATCGCCTATTTACACCTACACAAGGCGAAGTTTTATTTGATGGCATTCCCACAACTGAATGGGATGAAATTAAACTGCGGCGAAAAATTGGTTACGTCATTCAAGAAATTGGTTTATTTCCCCATTTTACAGTTGAACGCAATGTGGGTTTAGTTCCTTCTTTAGAAGGTTGGCAATCTAAACAAATTAAAACGCGGGTTTATGAGTTGCTGCAATTAGTAGGCTTAGAACCAGCACAATTCGCCGGACGTTACCCGCACGAACTATCGGGAGGACAAAGGCAAAGAGTCGGGGTAGCCAGGGCTTTAGCAGCAGATCCGCCAGTGT encodes:
- a CDS encoding ATP-binding cassette domain-containing protein; this encodes MQQNNQTAVEFRDVTFSRNHRPLVSNLNFTIRQGEALVLLGRSGSGKTTTMKLINRLFTPTQGEVLFDGIPTTEWDEIKLRRKIGYVIQEIGLFPHFTVERNVGLVPSLEGWQSKQIKTRVYELLQLVGLEPAQFAGRYPHELSGGQRQRVGVARALAADPPVLLMDEPFGALDPITRLELQQEFRHLQQELGKTVVFVTHDIQEALVLASRIGLMYGGELVVLGTTDEFMRSQHPESLAFLQCLRSLQDTL